AGACGGGAAACTTTGTTCTCCAGCTCCTTGCCCACCGTATGCATCAAGTCGGCAAACTCATCTATGACCACGACAATGAACGGGAGTTTTTCCCTTGCAAGATGACTTTCCTCAATCTTTTCATTATAGCCGGTGATATTTCGCGCGTTTATCCCTTGCAGCAGCCGATACCTCCTATCCATCTCATATAGACAGAAATCGAAGGCCTTGAGCGTCTTCTTAGGATCTGTGATGACCGGGGTCAAAAGATGTGGGATGCCATTGTAGATGTTCAGCTCCACAATTTTGGGATCTACAAGAATGAGTCTCACTTCTTTCGGGCTCTTACGGAATAATATGGAGCAGATCATCGAATTGACACAGACGCTCTTGCCACTTCCGGTAGACCCTGCAATGAGAAGATGCGGGGCTTTCTCGACATCGATGACAATAGGCTCCCCAAGAAGGTTCTTACCGAGAACCATGGGGATATTGCCCCTTTTCTGGTCCATGGAAGGAAGCATCTCCTTGAAACCGATGATATCGCGTTTCCTGTTTGGGATTTCTATTCCAACGGCAGAGCGCCCGGGTATCGGGGCAACGATGCGTACCTGCAGTGCTGCAAGGCTGAGGGCTATGTTATCTGCAAGGCTGACGATTGTATTCACCCTGACCCCGGGGGCAGGAAGAATCTCAAACATGGTTACGGTAGGCCCCCGTACAATGCTGACCAACTCAACCCTCACGTTGAATTCCATAAGAGTAGCAACCAGCTTGTCCCCTCTCTCCAAGGTCTCCGTGTCAATTACATTTCCGGTTTTGGGATACCTCACCAGGATTTCCTCGGGAGGAAAGCGGTATATAAGCCTTCCTTTATTGATCAGTGCACTGCCACTTCCGTTCGAGGAAGCGAGACCGCCCACCCCGCTTGCTGTATCAATGTCGAGATCACCTTCCAGTACCTCAGAAATAGGGGGTACATCATCCGAAAACCCTCCATTGATAGGTTTGGCGGTGCTCAAAGGAGCAAAAAACTCTGGGCGTTCAGTCTTCGGCTCGTCAAAAGAGGGTCTGACGGAAATGACCTGGTCCCGTATGGAAATCGTAGCTTTCCCGCTCTCCTCGGCAGGGAGTTGCAAAGATTCCTTTTCTCTTCTTTCCAAGGAGGGACTTCCCATAGAAACCTTGACTTCAACGGGATTGGCAATCGTAACAGAAGCAGGGGTTTCAGGCCGAGAAAACAAACCATGGTCTTCTGTTTCTTCCACGGCCCTTGCAAGCATTCCCTTGGCTTTTCCTGTCCTCTTGGGAACAGGCTCGCTATGGGCTGCAGGATTCTTCCCTATGACCTCCAAGGCTGCCTGGAGAAAGCCTGAAAGCGGTTCATGTTTCCTTTCATCGGATTTTGCTTTCTTTTTCTCTGTCCTGGTTTCGTCTTTTTCTACCTTGCGTTCCCGCATGTGTTCTTCTTTGATAGTCTGGAGAGCCCCTATACTGGCAAGTCCATAAGAAGGGGTGGGCGCCAACTCCTCTACATCGATGATATCTTTGTTGGCAACTGCTCTCTCGGGCGATCGTGCAAGGCTATTGAGAGGGGGAACTTCCATAACCTGGGGGAATTCCATTTTCCCTGAGAAATCCTTTTCCTCTGGTTTCTGTTTTTGTTTGAGTACAACGATAGCCTCATCCTCAGTAAGTTTTTCCTGCCGTTTCTTTTCTGAGGCCAATCTTCTCTTTTCTCCCCGCGAAAGGGAGGAGGTATCAATTTTCTGGCCAGCTTGCATCTGCTTCAGTTTCAAGGCAAAAGCCTTTTTCTTTCGGTAATGCCGGTCAAGGATATCGCCTATTAGGGTGAGGGCAACAAAAAGGCCAGTCTCGAAAAGGAAGGCTAGGACCACTTTGAGGGAAGCTGTATGCAACGTGGCACCATTTGCAAACAGAAAATCCATAATCACCTTCGGGCGGCCTGTCTGCTGAAGCATCTGAGCCAGGAGGTATACGGTAAAATACATGAGTGCGGTTACCGGAATCAACACGAAGGAAAAAGGTTTGCGGCCCCTGAAAGAAAAAGCCATGCAAGCCCAGAGGATAAGCAGAAAACAGAAAGGAATAAGTCCAAAAGGATTAGCCAATGCCGAAAAACCAATATACGGGGCCAGCCATTGCAAAAATCCAGTGAGAAAAGATGCTTTTACACTGAACAGAGGTAACACAATCCCCAATGACAACACCATTGCCAAAAAGAGTGACAAAAAGCCAAAAACCAATGAAAAACGACCTTTTCCTTTGTTCAAAACATTCTCCTCATGCAAAACCCCAATATCATTGAAACAACAAACCCATCCTCAGGTATCACCCCTTGTGCAAGATACAGAGCATTCGCTGGGCATCGAGATACGGTACGGACAAAGAGACCTGGCTCACAGTCCATTTACTCTTGCATTGTTTCTCAACTTGCTCCAACTCCATTCGGAGCTGGTCTTCCTGCCCCTTATAGGCACAGATCACCCCATCGGGAGCCAGGATTGGCTCGACGGCATCAAGGATATCATACAATGGGTGGAAAGCCCTGAAAGTTACCAAATCGAAAGAACCTTTGACTTGCGAGAGGTCTTGGTCATACACACTGACCCTATCGCTCAGGCGGCATAGGACAAGGGCATTATTGAGAAACCCCACCCTACGGCCCATACGTTCAACCAAGGTAAACCGGTAATCCCGCAATGCAATTGCCAAGGGAATGCCAGGCAACCCGGCCCCCGAGCCAAGGTCGGCGATGGTTGGGTCTTGTTTGCCTGAAAGCAAATCCAGAATTGTAGGGACAGAGGACAGGCTATCGACAATATGCTTGGTAATCAATTCATTCCCGCTTGCACCTACAAGCTTATAGGTGGGGTTCCACAGTTCAAGCTCCTTAATGTAGGTGGAAAGCTGAGCATATTGGGTATCATCAAACTGCAGACCAAGCTGGTCGATGGAATCATGCAACAGGTTGTCATACGTTGCCATGGCGGCCTCCCTTGCCAACATGCAGGATAAGGATTGCAAGATCGCTGGTACGGACCCCGTTTATCCTGCTCGCCTGCCCAACGGAGCGTGGCTTTATTGTCTTGAGTTTTTCCCTGGACTCTGCGCTTAGTCCCTCAAGGGTCCCATAGTCGAGGGTATCGGGAATCAAAAGGCCTTCCAGTTTCTCGAACCGTGAAACCTGCCGGTCCTGCCGGTGGATATATCCCTCGTACTTTATATCGAGTTCAACCTGGTAACGGGTAGGTTCATCAAACGCATCCAATTCGGGAATAGAGGACCTCAGGTCATCTATTGTCACTTCAGGCATTTTCAGGGCAGTGAGGGCGGTTTTCTGTTCATACTTATGTTTGGAAAGCAAGTCCTTCACGGCCTCAATCTTTTCCATTTTCTGTTTCAGGCGTTCCAATTTTTCCTCGCTCTGCAAGCCGACTGAATACCCTTTTCCAGTCAAGCGCTGGTCACAGGTATCATGGCGGAGATTCAACCGGTATTCTGCCCTGCTGGTAAACATCCTATACGGTTCCTTGGTTCCCATGGTCACCAGATCGTCAATCAAAACGCCGGTATAGGCTTCATTGCGGGAAAGAACCAGCGGTTTTTCGCCCTTCAATTTCTGGGCGGCATTGATTCCGGCCATCAAACCCTGGCAGGCTGCTTCCTCATATCCGCTGGTACCGTTGGTTTGTCCTGCAACGAACAGATTCCCAACATGCTTGCTCTCCAAGGATGCATAGAGGTTCTGGGGATCGAGGTAGTCGTACTCCACTGCATAGGCAGGGCGCATAATCTGGGCATGCTCGAGGCCTGCAATGCTATGGATAAAGTCCCACTGGACATCCTCAGGCAAGGAGGAGGAGATGCCGTTGAGATACATTTCCTCGGTACCGACCCCCTCCGGTTCCACAAAGATCTGGTGCCGGTCCCTATCTGGGAACCGGACTACCTTATCCTCGATGGAAGGGCAATAGCGTGGACCTTTGCCTACGATTTTCCCTCCATACAGAGGGGAACGGTGGATATTGTCTCTAATTATCTGATGGGTTTTGTCGTTGGTCCAGGTAATATGGCAAGGAAGCATGGGGCGCTCCACGCTGTCATAATCGAAACTGAAGGGCATCAAAA
The sequence above is a segment of the Sphaerochaeta pleomorpha str. Grapes genome. Coding sequences within it:
- a CDS encoding DNA translocase FtsK gives rise to the protein MNKGKGRFSLVFGFLSLFLAMVLSLGIVLPLFSVKASFLTGFLQWLAPYIGFSALANPFGLIPFCFLLILWACMAFSFRGRKPFSFVLIPVTALMYFTVYLLAQMLQQTGRPKVIMDFLFANGATLHTASLKVVLAFLFETGLFVALTLIGDILDRHYRKKKAFALKLKQMQAGQKIDTSSLSRGEKRRLASEKKRQEKLTEDEAIVVLKQKQKPEEKDFSGKMEFPQVMEVPPLNSLARSPERAVANKDIIDVEELAPTPSYGLASIGALQTIKEEHMRERKVEKDETRTEKKKAKSDERKHEPLSGFLQAALEVIGKNPAAHSEPVPKRTGKAKGMLARAVEETEDHGLFSRPETPASVTIANPVEVKVSMGSPSLERREKESLQLPAEESGKATISIRDQVISVRPSFDEPKTERPEFFAPLSTAKPINGGFSDDVPPISEVLEGDLDIDTASGVGGLASSNGSGSALINKGRLIYRFPPEEILVRYPKTGNVIDTETLERGDKLVATLMEFNVRVELVSIVRGPTVTMFEILPAPGVRVNTIVSLADNIALSLAALQVRIVAPIPGRSAVGIEIPNRKRDIIGFKEMLPSMDQKRGNIPMVLGKNLLGEPIVIDVEKAPHLLIAGSTGSGKSVCVNSMICSILFRKSPKEVRLILVDPKIVELNIYNGIPHLLTPVITDPKKTLKAFDFCLYEMDRRYRLLQGINARNITGYNEKIEESHLAREKLPFIVVVIDEFADLMHTVGKELENKVSRLAAMSRAVGIHLILATQRPSVDVITGVIKSNIPTRIAFAVTSTTDSRIIIDEGGAEKLLGKGDMLYVASTDPIPMRIQGAYLSDNEVEEVVRFASTQGVQDFIDDSFFEDENVDSSDASSDEVEGNDDDALMEKALQIVVERRCASASYLQRRLKIGYNRAARLVEQMEEMGYVGPPNGSKPRELIKYPS
- the rsmG gene encoding 16S rRNA (guanine(527)-N(7))-methyltransferase RsmG; translation: MATYDNLLHDSIDQLGLQFDDTQYAQLSTYIKELELWNPTYKLVGASGNELITKHIVDSLSSVPTILDLLSGKQDPTIADLGSGAGLPGIPLAIALRDYRFTLVERMGRRVGFLNNALVLCRLSDRVSVYDQDLSQVKGSFDLVTFRAFHPLYDILDAVEPILAPDGVICAYKGQEDQLRMELEQVEKQCKSKWTVSQVSLSVPYLDAQRMLCILHKG
- the mnmG gene encoding tRNA uridine-5-carboxymethylaminomethyl(34) synthesis enzyme MnmG, with the translated sequence MDYDAIVVGGGHAGIEASLALSRIGFSTLLITQNLDAIGRLSCNPAIGGLSKGNIVREVDALGGEMAHLIDHSMIQYRILNRRRGPAVQAPRAQADKFTYARLAKETLESQSNLSLFMDTVVDLVLDKEGKNLVGVKTARGHVISCKVMVLTTGTFMEGRIFIGEYDAPFGRLDEPAAMGLGTALREKGFPVGRLKTGTPARVRKSSLDFEKMELQDGDPVLMPFSFDYDSVERPMLPCHITWTNDKTHQIIRDNIHRSPLYGGKIVGKGPRYCPSIEDKVVRFPDRDRHQIFVEPEGVGTEEMYLNGISSSLPEDVQWDFIHSIAGLEHAQIMRPAYAVEYDYLDPQNLYASLESKHVGNLFVAGQTNGTSGYEEAACQGLMAGINAAQKLKGEKPLVLSRNEAYTGVLIDDLVTMGTKEPYRMFTSRAEYRLNLRHDTCDQRLTGKGYSVGLQSEEKLERLKQKMEKIEAVKDLLSKHKYEQKTALTALKMPEVTIDDLRSSIPELDAFDEPTRYQVELDIKYEGYIHRQDRQVSRFEKLEGLLIPDTLDYGTLEGLSAESREKLKTIKPRSVGQASRINGVRTSDLAILILHVGKGGRHGNV